One stretch of Clostridiales bacterium DNA includes these proteins:
- the rpmF gene encoding 50S ribosomal protein L32, with the protein MAVPKHKTSKQRTHSRGSQWKLSAPTLVECKNCHQLVQLHRVCPSCGSYDNEIKIEKNQGND; encoded by the coding sequence ATGGCTGTACCTAAACATAAAACGTCCAAGCAGCGCACGCATTCGCGCGGCTCGCAGTGGAAGTTGTCGGCACCCACGCTGGTTGAGTGCAAGAATTGCCATCAGCTTGTTCAGCTTCACCGCGTATGTCCCAGCTGCGGTAGCTACGACAACGAAATCAAAATCGAAAAAAATCAAGGTAACGACTAA
- the plsX gene encoding phosphate acyltransferase PlsX — protein MKIIVDIGACDHPAKMVNGAVDAANEYKNYTIVVVGDEEFIKSSISGEKPSNLLIEHAPDVIENNDTPTKAIRQKPNSSLVRAIDILNNDPESVGLVSGGSTGAVLTGATLLVGRIKGVHRPVLASLIPSSIDGKLVCVADCGANVDSKPEFLLQFAKMADIYVRALFGTEKPVVGLLSVGTEDHKGDERSKATHALLKETDLNFVGNMEARDALTGNYDVIVTDGFAGNVLIKSIEGTAKMVMSELKKAMYSSVKSKIGALLLKKSLYAMKDKMNYHAYGGAAFLGVKKPVIKTHGSSNEVSTKASIRNIIRMHEHHIIDDITAGVAAEQAQQTGGEQQ, from the coding sequence ATGAAAATAATTGTTGATATAGGCGCGTGCGATCATCCCGCCAAAATGGTGAACGGTGCGGTAGACGCGGCTAACGAATACAAGAACTACACGATAGTGGTCGTCGGCGACGAGGAGTTCATTAAGTCTAGCATTAGCGGCGAAAAGCCGTCCAACCTGCTCATAGAACACGCGCCCGACGTTATCGAGAACAACGACACTCCGACCAAGGCTATACGCCAAAAGCCCAATTCGTCGCTCGTTCGCGCTATCGATATTCTTAACAACGATCCCGAGTCCGTCGGACTTGTCAGCGGCGGCAGTACGGGCGCGGTCCTTACGGGCGCGACACTGCTCGTCGGGCGTATCAAGGGCGTGCACAGACCCGTTCTCGCTTCGCTTATTCCGTCGTCGATCGACGGCAAGCTCGTTTGCGTTGCCGACTGCGGCGCGAACGTGGACAGCAAGCCCGAGTTTTTATTGCAGTTTGCCAAGATGGCGGATATTTACGTGCGCGCGCTGTTCGGTACGGAAAAGCCGGTCGTAGGCTTATTATCGGTCGGCACCGAGGATCACAAGGGCGACGAGCGCAGCAAGGCGACGCACGCGCTTCTTAAAGAAACGGATCTCAATTTCGTGGGGAACATGGAAGCCCGCGACGCGCTTACCGGCAACTACGACGTTATCGTCACTGACGGGTTTGCGGGTAACGTGCTTATCAAGTCTATCGAGGGTACGGCGAAAATGGTTATGAGCGAGCTCAAAAAAGCCATGTATTCGTCGGTCAAGAGCAAGATCGGCGCGCTTCTTCTCAAAAAATCGTTGTATGCAATGAAAGACAAAATGAACTACCACGCATACGGCGGCGCGGCGTTTCTTGGCGTGAAAAAGCCCGTTATCAAAACGCACGGTTCGTCCAACGAGGTATCGACCAAGGCTTCTATACGCAACATAATAAGGATGCACGAGCATCATATCATAGACGACATTACGGCGGGGGTTGCCGCGGAACAAGCCCAGCAAACCGGCGGCGAACAGCAATAA